The Halorussus gelatinilyticus genome contains the following window.
GCGGTGTCTTCGAGGTAGTCGGTGTTGGGCGTGTGGCCGATGGCGAGGAACACCGCGCCCACGTCCATCTCGAGCGTCTCGGTCTCGGGGTCGTCGAGTTTGTCGCTCGGGTAGCCCTCGGGGTGGCGGACCAACTCGGCGTAATCGACGCCCTCCTCGACCGAGCCGTGAATCTCGCGGAGTTCGGCGTTCCGGACGATCTCTATCTCGCCCTCCTCGACCTTCTCTTGGGTGCGGTCTATCCAGTAGTCCTCGGCGCGGAACTCCTCGCGCCGGTGGACCAGATACACCTTCGAGGCGAACTTCGTGAGGAAGTTGGCCTCCTCCATCGCGGCGTCGCCGCCGCCGACGACGATCATCTCCTCGTCGCGGAAGAACGCGCCGTCGCAGGTCGCGCAGGTCGAGACGCCGTATCCCATCAGGTCGTCCTCGCCGGGGACGCCCAGCGTCCGGGCGCTCGCGCCCGAGGCGGCGATGAACGCGTCGGCGGTGTACACGTCGCCGTTCGAGAGTTCGACGCGGTAGGGCCGTGAGGAGTCGTCAACCGACTCGATGACGCCGTTCTTGACCTCCGCGCCGAAGCGCGTGGCCTGCTCTTTCATGTTGTTGATGAGGTCCGGGCCGCTGATGCCCTCGGGGAAGCCGGGGTAGTTCTCCACGTCGGTCGTCAGCGTCAACTGGCCGCCGGGTTCGTCGCCCTCCAGCACGAGCGGGTCGTTGTTCGACCGCGCGGCGTAGATAGCCGCGGTCAGGCCCGCGATACCGCTCCCCGAGATGATGAGTTTGCGGTGTTCGACCTCGCCATCGGCGGTGGCGATGCCTAACTTCTCGTCCAACTCGCCGGACTCGTCCAGTGCTTGCGTGTCGTCCCACCCACCGATGAGTTCGTCGTCGATGAACACCTCCGGGGCGGTCTGGCGACCGTCGGCGCGCTCGACCATCTCGTCGAACAGTTCCTCGTCGCCGGTCACGTTGTAGGTCTCGTATTCGACGCCCTTCGAGTCGAAGAGGTCCTTGGCTTTCTCGCAGTAGGGGCAGTCCTCCTTCGTATAAATCTCGACGTGCGGGTGTTCGCTCATGATGCAATATTGCTATCGGGAGGGTATTTAGCTTGTGTTGTCTCCTCGATTTTCCGGTTTCCGGGTCGGTGGAGCGTCGAGCAGAGACGGAAACTCGCGAGCGAGGACGAGACGAGGAACGGTCCGGAGTGAACGAACCGACGATGACCGGTAGAGCGACGCGCGGCGACCGATACCGTCTCGAAGCCCTTACCTCGCTCTCCGTCCTCTCTGCGGACATGCCCGCCGACCTCGAAGAGAAGACCGACCGCTACGAGGGCCTGCTCGCCGACGCCCTCGACGCCGCCGACGTCGCGCCGCCCGAGGACACCCCGATGGGCGAGGCCGCGGCCGAGTGTCTGGAGATGGCGAGTTCGTACCTCGAAGACGGCCGTCACTTCCGGAAGAACGACGACCTCGTGAACGCGCTCGCCTCGTTCTCGTACGGTCACGCGTGGCTGGACGCTGGCGCTCGCGTGGGTCTGTTCGACGTGCCGCGCGAGGGCCACCTCTTTACCGTCTGACCCGGCCTCCTCGATGCGAGCGACGAGAGCTTCGAGCGTGAGGGTGAGCGCCAGTTCCGAGGCTAACTCTCGGGGACCGAACCGGTGAATTTGGTCGAGACCTGACGCAAAGTTTCGGAAATCGATTTGCCGCAGTTCGTGCTAGATATTAGCATGGCACTCAAGAGGAGGGAGCTCCTCGGAGCCTCGGCGCTCGGCCTCGCGGGGTCGATTGTCGGGTTCTCGGGGGCCAGAGAGAATCGGCAGGAGACCGAGACGACGACGACCACACAGGAACCGGACGAGACCGTCGTCCTCGGCGGGCAGGTCGAGTACTGGTACGGCGTCGCGCCGTCGGCCATCCAAGGGCGAGAGAACCCGACGCTGAGCATGGAACCGGGAACTGTCTACGAAATCGTCTGGACGAACCTCGACGGCGTAGAACACGAACTCCGCATCTTCGACGCGGACGACGAGGTGGTCGCCGCGACCGAATCGACCGGCGACGCCGGGGCGACCCGGTCGGTCGTCCTCGAAGCGACCGAGCGACTGGCGCGGTACGACTGCGAGTATCACCCCCAGAGCATGCGCGGGCAGGTCGAAACAGCGACGGGTGGTGAAACGGCGACAGGTGGTGAAACAACCACCGAAACGACCACCGAGAGCGGCGGCGGTCCGTACTGACGACCATCGGACCGAGCCGACCGTAAATCTCTATACGGTGGCTCGCCGTCCGAAGAAATGAGTGGCGGTTCGAGAGGCGGCGTCAGTGCGACGACTGCCGGCGCTCGGTCTCGCGCTCGCTGCCGTGGCCGTGGCGACTGCCGTAGCGGCGGTCGCGCTCGCTGGTGCCGCGGTCGCCGCCGTGGCGGTGTTCGCGCTCGCCGCGAGTCTGGTCGCGGAACTCCGAGTCGCTCGGGTCGCTGTGGCGGTCGGAACTGCCGCGTTGGCCGGTCATCCGGCCCGAGATTCCTTCTTCGCGGTGGCTCCCGCGCTGGCTTCCGGTGCGCGAGGAACCGGTGTCGTGACTCTCGCGGCCGCTCCGTCGGCGGTTCTCCTTCCCGTAGTGTTCGCTGTCGGGCCGGTTCGACCGGTCGCTACCGGTCGGGTCGCGCTGGCCGTGGGTCTGGTCGCTCTCGCCGTGGGTCCGATTGCTCTCGCCGTGGGTTCGGTTGCTTCCCCACCGGTTCGCGTGCCCGTGGCCGGTCTCGTCGTGGTTCTTCTGACGCTCGCTCCGCGACTGTCGTCGCTCGTCGTGGGACGACCCGTGACCGGTCTCGCGTCCGGTGCGACGCTCGTGGTCCCGGTCGGCGGCGTTCCCGTAGTCGTTCGAGTGTCGCTCGTCGGCGGGATGGTCGCCGCTTCGTCGCTGTTGGTCGTCTCGGTCCCCCTCCAACTCCGTCCAACTCTCGTGACGAGTCTCTCGGCTCTCGTGCAGTCCGTCCTCGTTCGATGCTTCGCGCCGTCGCTGTTCTTTGTGCGGATTAGCCATTGCGAAACCCCCGCGAGGAGGTTGGCCGAGAGTACCCTTAGCCGTGCTGGCTGACTATCAAAGGACGGCGACGTCGAACGACCGTCCGGCGGTTCGGTCGGGCGCGACTCCCCGACGACGGGATTGACGCCGGGCGTTCCCACCGGTTGGAACTCCGCGACAAGTTTTTTCTATCAGCCACGCGCATGGTTCTATGTATGAACGAAACGTACGTGCGGTTGCTCTGTCCGGAATGTGGCAAGGACTGGGAAGAATCGCCGGACGACCTGCCGGTCCCCACCGACACGTTTCACTGTCCGAACTGCCACGCGTCGCGTCCGACCTCGGAGTTCACGCGGACGGAGCGGGACTTGGAGACGTTGAAACAGTTCAAGTAGTCAACTGCTGGTCGCGGAGCGTGCGCCGCACGCTTCGCACCGCAACAGCAACGCACCCTGTTCTTGTTCGAGTTTCGTGTCCGGGAGCCCACACTCCGAACAGCGGACGAACTCGTCGGTGTACTCTTCGATAGCGTCCTCGATGCGTCGCTGGCTGAACTCGCCGGTCAGCCGGGCACGCCCGCTCTCGTCGATGTGCGCGCTGGTCCCCAACTCGTCTTGGAGGAACTTCAACACGTGGTCCTCCTCCCGGCCGAGCACGTCGAGCGTGTCCTGGAAGTTCTCGTAGACGGTGACGTTCCCCTCCTGGCGCACGTCCGGGTCGGGCACGTCGAAGCGGTCGCCGCTCCTCTCGATGTCGGGAGTCTCCTCCATCGCCCGTTCGAGGTGGTGGTCGTAACCCTCCATAGATGCTCCAACGAGCGCGATCCGATAAAAACTTTTCAGACTCGCGGCGAATCCACTCGGAACCCGCGTTACGACCGACCAAGCTTGCATTTCCGCGTGAAACGAATACAACTGTGCGGAACAATACGGCAATACCGTGTTACTCCCTCTCACCGGCGATTACGGCAGTATCGGGAGGAGTAATCCGTACTCCGTGTTAACGGGACTCAAGATAATACTATAACCCTGCAACTGTTAGCCTCGTTTGGTTATGAAGAAGCAGGAACTCATCCACCTTCACGGTCTGCTCGCGGAGGTCGGAAACTACTTCGAGGCGGAGAACAGTACGGAAATTGACTTCGACGAGTACGAGTCTCTCGGCGTACGACCGACGTCCATTCATAAGTCAAAAACAGATCATAAAGCAGCAGTCTTTGCGATGGCAAACGCGATTACATCCGAGATGACCGAAGCCGAGGCGGACGACAAAGTCGCCGCCAAGGCCGACTGAACTGCGGCGCGACGCTTCCTCACGAAATCGACCGACTCGACAGCGGCGGCACCGTCCTACGAGCGACGTTCTACCGAGCCTACTCGCAGCACGTCCAGTTTCAGTTTCCGAGAATCGGACACTCACCGCTCTCGAATCGTGGGAAAACAGAGGAGTCGTTACCGCAGAACAACGCGAGACGGACGCGCCGGTCGCGCCGCGGAACCGGCGGCGAGCAGGCGTCGGACGTTACTCGATGAGGTCTTCGAACTCGGGCAGGACCTCGTCGTCTTCGTCGCGGTCGCTCGTCTCGACCTCCACGTCGTCGGTGTCCTCGGTCTCGGTCTCGGCCTGGGAGTCGTCCTCGTCGTCTTCCTCGATGACTTCGACTTCGAGGACGGTCAGCGGGATGTTTTCGAGGCGCTGGCCGATCTCCTTCCGGGCGATGCGCGAGGCGTGTTCCTCGCGTTCGACGTTGAACACAGTCATCTCCAGTTCCAGCGCCACGAGGCTCTCGTCGGCCGCGATGAACGCCGGTTCGAGTTCCTCCCCGCAGTGTGGACAGGAACGCTCGCCCATGTTGATCTCGACGTAGTTGAGGTCGGGATTGAGCAACTCTCCGGTCTTGGAGATGGCGATCCGAACTGCTTCGTCCGGCGTCTCCACGTCGTAGACCGGGACTGCGGCTTCCACGACAACTCTGCAGTTCATAGCACCAAGAGATAGGAGCGCCAACAGTATCAAGTTTGGCCCTAAAGCGAAAGGCTTCAACGTGTCCGGCCCTTCGGGTCCCGCGATGGAGTCGGGTTCGATACCTGTCGGGGACTGCTCCGGGGGCGTAGACGTACAGGCGACGCTCGAGAGCGGCCAGACGTTCTGCTGGCGACGCGAGGACGACCGGATGTACGAGACCGTCGGTCCGAGCGGCGGGTCGGCGTGGTACTCGACCGTCGTCGGCGGTCACACGGGCGACGACCCCGAAGTCGTCCGTGTCCGCCAACGCGACGGGATGGTCGAGTGGGAAGCGACGACCGACGCCGACCCGATACTCGTCGAGCGACTCCGACTCGACGACGACCTCCCGGCCATCTTCGAGGCGATTCCCGACGACGAACTGCTCTCGGCGGCGACCGACGCCTACCGAGGGCTTCGCGTCGTGAACGACCCGTTCTTCCCCTGCCTGATATCCTTCATCTGCTCGGCCCAGATGCGCGTCGAGCGCATCCACGGGATGCAGACCGCCCTCGCCCGCGAGTTCGGCGAGGAGGTCGTCTTCGACGGCGAGACCTACCACGGCTTCCCGACGCCAGACCGACTCGCGCGAGCGACCGAGGACGAACTCCGCGAGTTAGGCTTGGGCTACCGCGCACCCTACGTCCAACGCTCGGCCGAGTTGGTCGCCTCGGGCGAGGCCACGGCCGACGACGTGCGGGGTCTCGACTACCGCGACGCCCGCGAGGCGATGCAGGCGTTCGTCGGCGTCGGCGACAAGGTGGCCGATTGCGTGTTGATGTTCTCGCTGGGGTATCTGGAGGCGGTGCCGCTCGACACGTGGATTCAGACCGCCATCGCCGAGTACTACCCACACTGCGAGCGGGGGTCGTACGCCGACACCTCCGACGCCATCCGCGAGGAGTTCGGCGGCGAGTACGCCGGTTACGCCCAGACCTACGTGTTCCACTACCTGCGGAATCGGGAGTGAGAAATCGGAAGGACGGAAGCGCCCCGCTCAGGGCCGGAAGACGGCTCTGACACAGCCGTCTTCCTTCTCCTTGAACATCTCGTAGCCGCGGGGCGACTCTTCGAGCGAGAACTCGTGGGTCGCCAGATACGAGGGGTCCATCCGGCCCTCGGCGACGTGGTCGAGCAGTTCGGGGACGTACCGCTGGCCGTGCTGTTGGGCGGTCCGGATGGTCAGTCCCTTGTTCATGGCGATACCGAGCGGGAACTTGTCCATCACGCCGTAGACGCCCAGAATCGAGAGCGTGCCGCCCTTCCGACAGGCGACCATCGCCTGCCGGAGCGCCTCGCCGCGGTCGGTCTGGAGTCGCAGTCGCTGCTTCGCCTCGTCGTAGGCGTGCATCGCGCCGGTGCCGTGGGCCTCCATCCCCACCGCGTCGATGCAGGCGTCGGGGCCGCGTCCGCCGGTCATCGCCTTGAGTTCGTCCACGACGCTCTCGACTTCGGTGTAGTCGATGGTCTCGGACCCGGCCTCGTTTCGGGCCATCCGAAGTCGCTCGGGGAAGCGGTCGATGCCGACGACCTGCTCGGCACCCATCAGGGCGGCGCTCTGCTGGGCCATGAGTCCGACGCCGCCACAGCCCCAGACCGCCACGGTGTCGCCCTCCTCGATGTCGCAGAAGTCCGCGCCCATGTAGCCGGTCGGCCACGCGTCGGAAGCGAACAGCGCCTGCTCGTCGCTGAGTTCGTCGGGCACGGAGAAGCAGTTGGCGTCGGCGTGGGGCACCCGGACGTACTCGGCGTGGGACCCGGCGTAGCCGCCGAACGCGTGGGTGTAGCCGTAGATGCCCGCGGTCGGGTAGCCGAGAATCGGCTCCTGTAGTTCCGGGTTCGGGTTCGTGTTGTCGCACAGCGACCAGAGGTCGTCCATGCAGTAGCCGCAGTTGCCACAGCCGACGAACGACGGGACGACCACGCGGTCGCCGACCTCGACCGACTCGACCTTCCGGCCGACCTCCCTCACCTCGCCCATGAACTCGTGGCCGATGACGTCGCCCTCGCGCATCGTCGGGAGGTAGCCGTCGATGAAGTGGAGGTCCGACCCGCAGGTCGTCGTCAGGCCGACCTCCAGCACTACGTCGCGCGGATTGACGAGTTCGGGGTCGGGCACGTCCTCGACGCGCAGGTCCTCGACGCCCTCCCAGCAGAGCGCCCTCATACCCAATCACCTCGCCCGCGGGCAGACGAGTTGCGTTCGAGCGTGGGAATCTCGCCGGTCTCCGCGAGGCTCTTGAACCGGTAGAGCGCCTTACTCGCCAGCGTCTCGGGAACGACGCCCAGCAGGTTCAACGCCTTCGCGCCGACCGACCCGCCCGGCGGTTCGAGGCGTAGTTCGAGCGTCACCTCGGTCCCCCGGTCGGCCGGTGCCGGACGGAAGTGCACCATCGCCTCGTGCGGAACCAGCGCGCCCTCCGCGGACTGCCAGTGGATTCCCTCCCCGGGGCGGTCCGCCAGTAGTTCGGTCTCCCACTCGACGGTCCGACCGAGCGGTGCGGCCAGCGTCCAATGGTGACGCTCGTCGCCCGCGGCGGTGACCTCCGCGAACGGTCCCGCGACCCGCGACAGTCGCTCCGGGTCGCGCCAGAACTCGTACAAATCGTCCGCGGACCCGGCGACGGTGGTGGCGCGTCGAATCTCGATGCTCCCCGGCACGCTCGACTCGTCGTCCGACCGCGAGCGCTCGCTGTCCCGGTTCAGTCGCCGGTACAGCAGCCACCCCGTGGCGAGCGCGAGCGCGGCCCCGACCAGCGCCGTCGCCGTAGTTCGCGCGTTCGGACCGCCGGTCGGTCGCCCGGTCGTGCTGTCGGTCCGTCTCCCGATCGTGTACTCTCTCACGTAATCTCCCCCACAGTCCCCTCGGCAGAACTCCCGTTGTATCTTGTGCCCGATTCCTCGCCACCCAAATCGGCTTCCGTCAGCGCGACGAACCACCGACCGGCCATGTCGAACGACTCCGGAAGTAGCGACGCGGAGCGAACCCGCGCACACGTCTACGTCTCCGGGACGGTACAGGGCGTCTACTACCGAGCGAACACGCGGGACACCGCCCGCGAGAAGGGCATCGACGGCTGGGTCCGGAACCTCTCGGACGGCCGGGTTGAGGCCGTCTTCGAGGGTCCCGAGGAGACCGTCGCGGCGATGGTCGAGTGGTGTCACACCGGCAGTCCCGCCGCCGACGTGGACGACGTGGACGTCGAGTACGAGGACCCCGAGGGCGAGGACGGCTTCCGCGTCCGTCGGTAGTCGGGCCAGCACGACTTTCCACGCGAGTCCCGTAGCGCCCACGACCGACCATGCGCGAAAACACGCCCGACATCGGCGTCGAGGTACGGAACGTCGAACGAAAGCGCGGTCCCGACGACGAGCAGTACGAGGAAGTCGAGGTCGCGGTCCCGGTGACGAACCCGCAGTCGGACTCGCGGGACTCCTACGTGGCCGACGGCGCGCTCGTCGGACAGATTCCGGTGACGAACGCCGACACGCCCTGCGCCGACGAGCGACTCGACGCGGCGGTCGTCACCGTCCTCGAAGAGCGCGTGACCGCCTATTACCCCCGCGATGGCGAGCGAGCGGTCCCGGCGCTGGTCTGGGAGGCCGCGACCGACGACTGGCGGTGCGAGTCGGTGGAGACGGACGGCGAATTCGACGTCGAGTCCGACACGCGCGACGACGGCGAAGCGGTCCTCTGGGAGCGCGAAGAATAGAGCTGATTCGAAGCGGCGAGCGCGGTCCTCAGTACCGGCCGTCCTGCCGGTCTCCGGGACGATACTGCCCCTCGTCGGCGCGCGACCGGTCCGCCTCGCTGTTCTCGACCTGTTGGCTGTAGGTCTCGCCCTGCGACAGGTCGGACCGTTCGTCCCGACCGCCGCGGTTCTGCCGACTACCGTACCGGCGGCCCGTCGGCTGGCGTTCCCCGCGCTCCGGTTCCCCGCGCTCTCGCTCCTCTCGCTGTTGGGGCGTCCCGGCCGGGCCGGTCGGAATCCGACTCGACCGACGCTCGGTGCGCTGGCGGGTCACTTCGAGTCGCTGGGAGTAGGACGGCCCGCCGCTCGGTTGCTGGTGGGGTTGCTTCGACTCCGTCCCCTGCGAAAGCTCGTGCCCGGTGAACTGTCGTGAGGTTCGCCCTTGCGACGGCTGCTCCCGAGATTGGTTCTGTGACGACTGGTGTCGAGACTGGTGCTGCGGCGACTGGCGCGACTGCCCCCGAGACGTTCCCTGCTGGTGGGACTGCTGTGGCGACGGCCGTCGCTGTGGTGACTCGGCGGGCGCGTCGCGTCGAGACTGCTGGTCCCGCTCGGATTGGGACTGCCGACCGGTTCGCCGGTCGCCCTGCGAGAACTGTCCGCCCTGTCGTTCCGACTGCGAGAACTGCTCGCCGCCGTGAGGCCCTCCAGCGTGGTTGGGCTGGTGGCGCGACTCGCCGCCG
Protein-coding sequences here:
- a CDS encoding zinc-dependent alcohol dehydrogenase, whose translation is MRALCWEGVEDLRVEDVPDPELVNPRDVVLEVGLTTTCGSDLHFIDGYLPTMREGDVIGHEFMGEVREVGRKVESVEVGDRVVVPSFVGCGNCGYCMDDLWSLCDNTNPNPELQEPILGYPTAGIYGYTHAFGGYAGSHAEYVRVPHADANCFSVPDELSDEQALFASDAWPTGYMGADFCDIEEGDTVAVWGCGGVGLMAQQSAALMGAEQVVGIDRFPERLRMARNEAGSETIDYTEVESVVDELKAMTGGRGPDACIDAVGMEAHGTGAMHAYDEAKQRLRLQTDRGEALRQAMVACRKGGTLSILGVYGVMDKFPLGIAMNKGLTIRTAQQHGQRYVPELLDHVAEGRMDPSYLATHEFSLEESPRGYEMFKEKEDGCVRAVFRP
- a CDS encoding DUF555 domain-containing protein: MNCRVVVEAAVPVYDVETPDEAVRIAISKTGELLNPDLNYVEINMGERSCPHCGEELEPAFIAADESLVALELEMTVFNVEREEHASRIARKEIGQRLENIPLTVLEVEVIEEDDEDDSQAETETEDTDDVEVETSDRDEDDEVLPEFEDLIE
- the grxC gene encoding glutaredoxin 3, whose translation is MSEHPHVEIYTKEDCPYCEKAKDLFDSKGVEYETYNVTGDEELFDEMVERADGRQTAPEVFIDDELIGGWDDTQALDESGELDEKLGIATADGEVEHRKLIISGSGIAGLTAAIYAARSNNDPLVLEGDEPGGQLTLTTDVENYPGFPEGISGPDLINNMKEQATRFGAEVKNGVIESVDDSSRPYRVELSNGDVYTADAFIAASGASARTLGVPGEDDLMGYGVSTCATCDGAFFRDEEMIVVGGGDAAMEEANFLTKFASKVYLVHRREEFRAEDYWIDRTQEKVEEGEIEIVRNAELREIHGSVEEGVDYAELVRHPEGYPSDKLDDPETETLEMDVGAVFLAIGHTPNTDYLEDTAVEMDEAGYIQTEGGKGGGQTKTGVPGIFGAGDVVDYHYQQAVTAAGMGCKAALDADDYLETAELEVEEGATEVAASDD
- a CDS encoding SRPBCC family protein — translated: MREYTIGRRTDSTTGRPTGGPNARTTATALVGAALALATGWLLYRRLNRDSERSRSDDESSVPGSIEIRRATTVAGSADDLYEFWRDPERLSRVAGPFAEVTAAGDERHHWTLAAPLGRTVEWETELLADRPGEGIHWQSAEGALVPHEAMVHFRPAPADRGTEVTLELRLEPPGGSVGAKALNLLGVVPETLASKALYRFKSLAETGEIPTLERNSSARGRGDWV
- a CDS encoding DUF357 domain-containing protein; amino-acid sequence: MPADLEEKTDRYEGLLADALDAADVAPPEDTPMGEAAAECLEMASSYLEDGRHFRKNDDLVNALASFSYGHAWLDAGARVGLFDVPREGHLFTV
- a CDS encoding UPF0058 family protein, translating into MKKQELIHLHGLLAEVGNYFEAENSTEIDFDEYESLGVRPTSIHKSKTDHKAAVFAMANAITSEMTEAEADDKVAAKAD
- a CDS encoding DNA-3-methyladenine glycosylase family protein produces the protein MESGSIPVGDCSGGVDVQATLESGQTFCWRREDDRMYETVGPSGGSAWYSTVVGGHTGDDPEVVRVRQRDGMVEWEATTDADPILVERLRLDDDLPAIFEAIPDDELLSAATDAYRGLRVVNDPFFPCLISFICSAQMRVERIHGMQTALAREFGEEVVFDGETYHGFPTPDRLARATEDELRELGLGYRAPYVQRSAELVASGEATADDVRGLDYRDAREAMQAFVGVGDKVADCVLMFSLGYLEAVPLDTWIQTAIAEYYPHCERGSYADTSDAIREEFGGEYAGYAQTYVFHYLRNRE
- a CDS encoding translation initiation factor IF-2 subunit beta — protein: MEGYDHHLERAMEETPDIERSGDRFDVPDPDVRQEGNVTVYENFQDTLDVLGREEDHVLKFLQDELGTSAHIDESGRARLTGEFSQRRIEDAIEEYTDEFVRCSECGLPDTKLEQEQGALLLRCEACGARSATSS
- a CDS encoding DUF7836 family putative zinc-binding protein, producing the protein MNETYVRLLCPECGKDWEESPDDLPVPTDTFHCPNCHASRPTSEFTRTERDLETLKQFK
- a CDS encoding acylphosphatase; translation: MSNDSGSSDAERTRAHVYVSGTVQGVYYRANTRDTAREKGIDGWVRNLSDGRVEAVFEGPEETVAAMVEWCHTGSPAADVDDVDVEYEDPEGEDGFRVRR